Within Quercus lobata isolate SW786 chromosome 5, ValleyOak3.0 Primary Assembly, whole genome shotgun sequence, the genomic segment TTTATGGATTAATTCACAAGAATTTACCTTTTATATTGGGAACCTGAAGCAGTTTAGGCAAAGTATTCCTTGATCGAGCATAAATTTCTGCCCTGAGACCTTCCTCAAAGGGTTCATTCTCAATAAACCTTTGTAATAGAACCTGGAATTGTTGAAACTGCTGAGCACTGTGAATATAACTGGTGGGATTATCAGGTTGGCATGTGATTTTCTGAATCAGTTGAGTGTATTGGCAGTGAAGTGCTTCCCAAGTCAAGCAAATTTGAGCTACATATGCTGTTTCAATATCTTGGTATGGGTCATGACCTGGCTGCTGAAGATGCTCGGTTTCATCATCAGGTTCCTCAATCTTCTTCAAAGAAAGACAGCGAAGAGGTGACGTGAGCTTCTTAGATGCAGATCTTGGTGATGGAGTTGCAGGGGTCTGAGATCCTGGAAGACAACCTTTATTCGTGAAGAGGATTTAAAAAATCTGTCTTACAAAGTTACAATTACAAAGCAAATTTATAGGAAGCTGgagaataaattaaataaacagGAGATGatttatgacaaaaaaaattatatatatattttaggtaAGTGACTCTACAGAGCATACAGTTGCAACCCAGGTATGAAAGCAAGCACCAGATAGAAATGCTTGTTTGTTTGTCCAATGTTGCCAAGTGCAAATTTGGTCTCTATATCCCAGAAAAGGGCCAGGAAGCCAAAAAGGTGCTTCACTTCCAAAATgcgttttttaaattgtttcagATGTTTTAGTATGTCTTCCTGTCCCTCTTACAATTGCCTTCTACTCTTAAATCATAGCagatccattttttttaataagtaaatgaaaaaaattaaaaattaaaatccagcTTAAACATTAGAGCATAGAAAGGAGCATTTATACCTTTTTatgattaaattttcaaacaatctGATAGTGTTTTATTTGTGATTCCCATTTTGCACAAAATTGATGCCTTGGTGAAACAGCATAGCGAATTTAATAGGTTTTATAATGATACTAAAATTGACCAAACAATATTTGAAACTGGAAGCTCAGTTGGGTTTCATCAAGTCCAACTCTGAGCCCACTCCAAACTCATGGGAGCTCAAATCGATCAAGTCTCTAGTATTCTGAAGCTTGTCTAGTCAGCTAAGTTTGATCAATtctttgaataatattattattatttcactgggcattaaatatttaaaactcACAGATAGCACATGTaagaaaagtatatattttgctaattagaaaatacaaataagttaGTCACTTTTGAAACAAGAAATACCACTTGTTAAAGACTTGATGTCTTCAAAGACATCATCTATCAAAGCAAGCTAcctttactaacttcattgagCTGCTGCCTGCTCATCCGATCAAAGAACAACATCCGATCACAGTACTTGTCATACACAGCATCAAACCCACACCACCACTGCCGAGCTTCTGCCTCAACATCCCTCCATTCACTAGAGCTTGTCTCACCTTCCTCCTCCtcatcctcttcctcttctGCACATGACTCTTCTTCTGGAATCAACACCATGAAACTATTTCTTCTCAGTTCTTTTAACCTCCTCTTCACCTCATTTGTGAtaaaatcatcatcatcgtccTCAGCTTCAGCAACAGGATCAGCATTAGCTGATTTATTCAAATCATCACCAGCATTGTCATTCTTTGGTTCTTCAGACTCTGGCACTGGCTTATCCTCTAAATCTTTTTCTGGGACAGGTTTGTGAGCTTTTCTGAATTTTTTGACTTTAAAGAAATCCATGTTCAGCTACCGTTCTTCACTAATAAGCTTTTCTGTTGCCAAGAGTATCAATAAGATTCTTTCTTCAAAATCACAATTCAAATCCCCCAAAATCATACTAGTACTCAAAAGCAACTTTGTAGAcacaaaacaattttcttattctaGGAATAAAACCTCCTGTTTATGCCTAACAGCTAATAGACCAAATGTGATACCCTACAGTGAAAAATCTGCCTAATTAAAtcataaacaaacaaatccccaagttttttttttttaaaatggaaaatccAGAATCTGATAAGCAAGAAGCCTTTCAAATCCAAATTCCTCTTAACAAGGAGTCAGTgatcaaataccaaaaaatcaaaagtacACTTACTTTGAAGCTGACATcagattcaaaataaattattttaagaaagaagGCAACTTTCCCAATTGTGATGCAACCTCAAAATACAAGTAGATTTTTATGGGTCACAAAACTGAACTAGAGCACAATTGGTTACAGAAAATACTAAGTACTCAATCCATTAAATGCTTGAAAGACACAGAATAGATGAAGCATTTACCTTTTGGTGAACAATGTGGGTGCACTTACAGAGACCATAACCCAAATGACTTGTCAAAGGTTTGCAGATCCCTCCAGCATTTTATTGCTTAAAGGGGAACACTTTTTGTGAGCAACAGTACGCAACAAACCTCTACAATGATCGTCATTGACAAGGATCATAAACAAGATTTCCCAACTTCTTCACTGTTGAGTGCTGAAAAGGCACATCTTTGGGCAGCATTACACAGAAAAGCAAAAACCACAAGAAGAAGCCTCAATGCCTCTCACAAAATAAGTAAAACCCATTTTGTGAGAAGAGAGAAGTGAAGAAGGGCttgaaagagaaaccctagaagaagaagaagagtgatGAGTGAGTGAAGAGAGAACACAGTGAATGTGGAGGTGTTGTAATGTGTTGTGACAGTGAGCAATAAATTGAGTTGATTTgcatttccaataaaaaaactTGGTTTTTATAGTAATAGAAGAAGTGTAAGTAATTGAGTTAAGTAGTAATTAAGAAgatagtaataaaaattaaagaggttggatttattattattattattattatggtaaAATGGAGTGGAGTGAGATTGAAAACACATAACCCAAAGAAAACAGAACAGTGGACAGAACTGAGACAGAGTCCTCGTACAGAGAAAGAGAATATtgtcagaaaagaaaaaaaaaaagaaaagatccaCTACACTACACTACTCTACTTAATACACTATcatttcttcttattttattattattttgttataacgTCTCAAAAAAGCCGCGCTAATAAAGGACTTTTGATTTGTGTACGGATCCCACCAAATGACGCTTCTGCCCTTCCTCTATCTCCTCCAACCCAATCAAATTCATCCCCATTGCAATTTGCCATTGCCCAACTTGTTTTCGAATGAATTTAGATCATTTTCTGCTGTGCTTAATTTGTActttgcctcttttttttcttgtttctttttttatccaTACCATCTATATTTGTAAGAGGATTctcctttttttggtttagatttttatgtgatttagaAATACTCATAAACCTTTAGGTTTaacaggaaaaaaatttaaggacaactcagtaaaaataattttccaactcTACTTAAAATGCAtataaaataagatattttcttattaattcatgttttcaaaacaattttttccaaaatttcaaaaagaaaaagaaaattatgacactaaacaaaaaaagcatCATCGGACACACAAAATatgtgtgatgaggctagtatatatataaaaacataacttaTTCATTTCAATGCATAAGAATTTAATTTACCTCTGTATAAGAGGGAAAAgatgaaaatgataaaagagAGATATCACCTTATTGTAATTCAAAAGATGACAAGAAAACcctatttattatttatctatccttttccaaaaaaattatgggtAACCATGTTGTAAAATAGCGGAATCTCAAATTTATCAAgattaattgtgaaaatattttagaccTAAGAAAGATCTCCAAACAAATAgtaggaacaaagaaaattaatctaaaagaaaatagaCACAAAATACCTTATATGGTTTAGCAATAGCCTACATCAATGGGCAACAATGAACAAATTTCACTATAACAAATTTGGAATAATACAAACTGGTATTGAGGCATTCTCATAAACTCAAATCCCAAATACACCTAAATAGTTCTCTCTcacaaatacaaaaccaaagaatCAAAGGTTCACAAATACTAAATATGAATTGCGTGCAAACTAAAAAGAGAGCCATAAATCAATTCCAAAAGTTGCAACAAACCAAGACAGAGCAAATCACcaaatcacaaaatcaaaacTAGGCGACAACAAACCTCTCTCACTATTCCAAATCGCAATTCACAAATATCAAATAACCAAAACAAGAGAAAACCTTTTTATCTAACACACTCTTTATCATAGCAACACTATGTTTATATAGAAGACTTGAGTTGGCTAGCATATCTAAAACCAACTGTAACctaaaaggaataaaatttctttcttatccAAATCCAACAAGGAGTTGAACTCTTAATTCAAGCCATATTCTACAAACCAAGTTGAGGTAGTCTCTCTTAAGACAATACACACCATTTACATAAgactttttcctcttttttttaataaaaaaatacagtaGAATATTTGGTAAGCCATTCCCAAATACTACAACAACTTCATTAATTTAACCATCATATTACAAGTCCACATTAGTAAAAGTAATGCAATAAGCTATAGCACACATTCCTTAATACCCAAGCTTGACCAGTTTAATTATCCTCTTCTAATTAGGCTCAATAGATTTCCCAGCTTCTTCACAACACAGCACAACACTTTTAAGATTTTGGGTTAGTTTATATTTATCCAACGACAGCTCACAAGTCTCCTTTGtgaggaaaaaatatttttttgtacgTCTTCTATCTCTATCTAAAGCCACTACTACACTTTTCCGTTTAGTTTTAATTTCCTACGGGCTTGGAACACATGATGGAATTAATCTTGGGCTTGTGCTCCGCGTGATAgtttcatttcatgacgaagaATATGAGTATGAGCTATCTTATTCCTAACCAACTACACTACAATGGATTTGTGAAAATGGTTTTATACTatccatttctatttttgagtaTCTGTAATGAACTTGCAAGTgtcaattataattattattggtAGCCTTTTAGTTTGTTTGACAAGTAAAGTCTTAACAATTACGGAGCAACATATTCACCATCATTTAATAGAACAAATAGGATAATTATAAGGAAGGCAAGGCTCATAGCTATTAGCTTGGGTGACCTGTCCTCCCCACAAAAGTAATTATAACAATGGGCTCCACAgccctaaaataaaatacaaattctcCAAGGATCATGGCTTATCTTAGCATTTGAACTCTAGTTATCACATTTAA encodes:
- the LOC115988398 gene encoding uncharacterized protein LOC115988398 isoform X2, whose translation is MDFFKVKKFRKAHKPVPEKDLEDKPVPESEEPKNDNAGDDLNKSANADPVAEAEDDDDDFITNEVKRRLKELRRNSFMVLIPEEESCAEEEEDEEEEGETSSSEWRDVEAEARQWWCGFDAVYDKYCDRMLFFDRMSRQQLNEVSKGSQTPATPSPRSASKKLTSPLRCLSLKKIEEPDDETEHLQQPGHDPYQDIETAYVAQICLTWEALHCQYTQLIQKITCQPDNPTSYIHSAQQFQQFQVLLQRFIENEPFEEGLRAEIYARSRNTLPKLLQVPNIKGSDKKVMDEEESDLTVLAPDLIRILESSILTFHLFLKMDKKKSSGVLQLFGNQNQIATPLQQIQSALEKKGIRLKELRKKRKGGKKNSWPQTHEEIQLLFSLVDVKVLYRVLRMVRITKEQLFWCEEKMKKLDLSDGKLRRDPSPTLFPC
- the LOC115988398 gene encoding uncharacterized protein LOC115988398 isoform X1 — encoded protein: MDFFKVKKFRKAHKPVPEKDLEDKPVPESEEPKNDNAGDDLNKSANADPVAEAEDDDDDFITNEVKRRLKELRRNSFMVLIPEEESCAEEEEDEEEEGETSSSEWRDVEAEARQWWCGFDAVYDKYCDRMLFFDRMSRQQLNEVSKGCLPGSQTPATPSPRSASKKLTSPLRCLSLKKIEEPDDETEHLQQPGHDPYQDIETAYVAQICLTWEALHCQYTQLIQKITCQPDNPTSYIHSAQQFQQFQVLLQRFIENEPFEEGLRAEIYARSRNTLPKLLQVPNIKGSDKKVMDEEESDLTVLAPDLIRILESSILTFHLFLKMDKKKSSGVLQLFGNQNQIATPLQQIQSALEKKGIRLKELRKKRKGGKKNSWPQTHEEIQLLFSLVDVKVLYRVLRMVRITKEQLFWCEEKMKKLDLSDGKLRRDPSPTLFPC